In Vibrio diazotrophicus, the following proteins share a genomic window:
- a CDS encoding MSHA biogenesis protein MshK yields the protein MARISMLNKAWWLMILAAVSVSVSASQEQDPTAPLGWMKTEQVKKAKRNVPVPELQSIVCKDDNQCYAILNDKVVDKGDSVSGYKVSKVTPSQVELKQGSKSWTLKLFSLDIKK from the coding sequence GATATCGATGCTAAATAAGGCATGGTGGTTAATGATACTTGCTGCCGTTTCGGTTTCTGTCTCGGCGAGCCAAGAACAAGATCCAACCGCGCCATTAGGTTGGATGAAAACAGAACAAGTTAAAAAAGCAAAAAGAAACGTACCTGTACCTGAACTGCAAAGCATTGTTTGTAAAGATGATAATCAATGCTATGCCATTTTAAATGATAAGGTCGTGGACAAGGGCGATAGTGTGTCAGGCTATAAAGTGTCTAAAGTCACGCCATCGCAGGTCGAACTTAAGCAAGGCAGTAAAAGTTGGACTTTGAAGCTGTTCTCTCTGGACATTAAGAAATAA